The region AAGGGCttacaaataaaataaaatattataattaattaattagttagGAATGCACGAGATTATAATAAATTAATTGGACAAGTTGTCCACTAGTCCATATATATTGTTTAAACAAATAAGCCTAAACTTTCCTCATGAGAATGGCCACATTAGGTCTCTATCTTTATTTAATTAATCATATCATGTTAAAAGAGCATTATCGTTTGTTAATctttcatttcatttcatttaaATAGTCAAACTCATACCTTAAACCACTAATTATGCCTAAACTCAAAGGCAACTTCCTTCCAATCCAACTCACCTCGTCACGTCTtacttttccattttttttctaaaataataaaagaCAAATTAACCACAGCATGTTAAATTTAGATTATATTTTCAAGTAAAATGAAGTTGATAATTTTTTTAACATTAAGAGGATGTTTGTTTCGTGGATACAAATGTTATTTTCAGGAATCCGACATTGGAATTCACATACTCCTTTGTTTGTTTCAAGTTTTGATAATTTATATCCGGATATTTTTTATTctcaaaaatatattttgttcATAAATTTCTTCATTTTTATTCCCATGTCAAAGGATGAGAATCTTACATTCCCACgagaaaataaaataatcaaCCGTAACTTTCCACTCTCATATTATTTTAACacatttatttttttaatttttaatttttaaaatttaattaaaataaaacttaaAAATATTCGTAATAACTTTATTGATATTCCAAACACATTGACGGGAATAAAATTTCCGACAATAATATTCCTAGGAATGATATTCTCAGGATTATAATTTTAATCCACGAAACAAACACACCCTAAGATAAAATGTTTCACCTAGTTTAAATCATCCATTATTAAACAAggtatttttgaaaaaaatcattTAGTCTAAAACTGTTTAAATCTTTAAATTGGTTTTTTAATTTAgttaatattaattaatttatgtaTGTTACCATAAGTTTTATTCATTCACTTTCTTGTAgttttatttattaaaaatatagTCAATATTGTGAGTAGAGTTAGGCCGTatcaatatttttttaaataaaaaaaaaacttaagACTTTTTTTTAGATAAATATGAATAtatgttttattattattattatattaaattttgtattttaaattaaattataaatttAAAAAGTGTTTCATCTTATACACCTCTTTTGTAAGATTAATTTAGATCTTAACTTTAAAATGATATTAATGTATATCCATTGTATGTTACATCATCTTAGGATATGTTATGTTAGATAATTTTAGATTATCTGCTATCAGAATAATGAATATTACTAACAAATCACTTGAATCACATACTATTAAATAAGATAAGTGTGGCAGTATAATAAAAAAAAGAGACGGTCCTCATTTTTCAAATCTATTTCCGTTTGTTTTAtctttaaaaataaatatatatatatatatatatatatatatatatatatatatatatatatattatatatatatatatatatatatatatatatataaagttttttaatttattttttataaattaaaaaattaatttttgataTTCTATAACATAATCATATATTATTGAAGATCAAATCATAATCAAAATTATAATttaaaacaatatatatatatacatatatatatatatatatatatatatatatatatatatatatatatatatatatatatatatatatatatatatatatatatatatatataaggtaatgctaacttgtgcctTAAGAAATCTAGTTATAAAAAATTTGTATTGagaaaaacaattaaaaaattaattttatatttttattaaaatcaaaGCACAATTTCCAACACAACATTTCTTTCTTTAATTGTGCTTTAGGGGCACAAGTTAGGATtacctatatatatatatatatatatatatatatatatatatatatatatatatatatatatatatatatatatatatatatatatatatatatatatatatatatatatatatatatatatatatatatatatatatatatatcaaaaatgatttttatgaaaaactatttagaataattttaaattaaataattttttgaaattttaatattaaaaatgttttaataaaataataaaatatttttaaaaatattgtAAGAACAACTATTTAAATCAAAattttcatttaaatttttataaaaagtatttaatattataaaaaatattttttgaaaaatataaaacAAGTTGACTCTAAACTTAATCAAATTTTGAAGATGATATCAATTTCTTTTTCACGATTAGTCGAGCCACCCACATGAAACATACCAACCGTCAAGCACTTGAATTAAAGAGCGAAAAAATTATGATTTCCCAAATTCAATTAATAGGAGTTAAATTTAACAATTATTTATGTAACATAACATAAATAATCAATTGAAAATAATAAAACTTAATTATTCATTCACAAAATTTCGGTCATATTTTTGTTCATAGATAAAGTCAGAGTAAAATTTATTTATGATCATAATTCAATTTGGAATAAAGGGAATGTTGTTAATTGGAGATCCGTTTAAAATTTTCAATTGTTAGATGATTCCTGAGAATTTTCTACCTTTTGCTATAAAAGTTTGGGATTCAATGAAGATTAATGGTAAGACAACATTCGTGATCATTTGGCCTCCATTTGGAACAAGGAAATATTTGGAATTATGAATCTTGAGGTGGATAGAACGAAGAAGAATTTAAATTCTCTTGATCATTTGGCCTCCATTTGTTTTATAAGGCCTAGTTCTTCTTTGGTGGATGACAGCGAGGCTGCTTCTTCTAGGCTTTGACCGTCTTTGAACTTTAGAGAAAATATGATCCGTCAAAAATCAAGGCAACAATGGATCAAAATAGGGAATTCCAATTTGAGATTCTTTCATAGAACTATGAAACATTTAAAAGGAATAAAATTGTCGATTTCATATCTCAAACAGGGAGGTCTGACAAAGTGGAGGAGGTCAGGAACGAGGTTAAGTGTTACTTTGAAGACTTTTTCTTAGAACCAAATTTCAGGAGACCTTTACTTGATGGAGTATATTTTCAAAGATTATCTAGTGAAGCTAGGGGTTAGTGTTGGCATGAAACCAAGAAGAAAGGAAGCTTGGTGTTCAATTGAGGATAAACTTAAAAAGAAGACTTGCATCTTGGAAATTAGGCTATTTGTCCATGAGAGGAAGGATTTTGATGTTGAACTCTGTTCTGACTAGTATACCCATATATTCATTTTCCTTTTATAAGGTCCCTAAAGTTATTTAAAAGAAATAATCAAGTTGTAAAGAGAATTTTTATGGGGAAGGGTGACTGGGCAGGAGAAAATTTGTTGGCTAAGTTGGACAAAGATTTGTAGAAGCAAAGAAGAATGAGGTTTATGCGTGAAACATTGTGGGGATTTCAATTCGGCTTTAGTGGACAAGTTGCTTTGGAGGATGTTAGATGATCACAAACCTATTGGGTTTGATTTATTGCGGTTTAGGCATAGTGACATCAAAAGCAAGATTTTCAACCATGTTAGTACTTTCTTTAGTAAAATGAGTCCTTATAGTAGAAGACTTTGCTTTCTATTTATCACATACGAAAGAAGGAATATAATTGGTTTACGAATTCAATTAACTGCAGAATAGGTGATGGGCAAGACATTGATTTTTGGAATTCAAAGTGGCTGGGGCAGACCTCTTTCTGTAAAGCTTTTCCTGCAATTTTCAGATTTACTCCCTAAAGCTAAAGTAGTTGACATGGGAATGTGGCATAAGAACATTTGAAGCTGGAGTTTAGAACCAGCCTCATTGACTCTGATCCAGAATTCGGCAACCAACTTCATGAACTTTCAAAAGTTATCTAGAACATTCAAGTCGATCTTGGGGCCAAAGATCAGTTTACCTAGTGGCAGTGTAACCATGATTTTAATGTGAAGAGTAGCCATGATGTCCTTGCTGCTTTAATTGGTGATGATCCTAAGTTAGATGAAGTTACTCTAGGTGTCTTGGCTCACATTTGGAAAGCTAAAAATACTGAGCTCTATGCAAGCTTTTTCCTGGAAATTAATCTAAACCCGTCTCCCTACCATAACTCTGGCTAAATTTGGGATTATTGAAGGAAGCCATAACATTGTGTGCCCTTTATGTTTCACTGAAGAAGAGGGCGGATCTCATTTATTTATAGGCTACCCAATCACTATCCTTCTTTGGCACATGGTTACTTAGCTAGGTATCAACTTTGTTACAGGTAAATATTCAATCACTTATCATTTTAGTTCTTTTACTCTTTCTTTTGGTTTGAAGTTTCAAGTCAAACTACATGTTTCTTTTTGGATTGTCGTTTGCTGGATTATTTAGAATTGTCGGAACAACATACTCTTTGAAAGTGGTTTCTTGAAAAATTAGGATTTGTTAGAAAGGATTAAGTCGTTATCTTAAGATTGGTTGCAAGCTAAATACATTGTGACTCCCTTTCTTTTTCGAACAAATTAGAGGTTGGATTCGGGTGTTGACTTAAATAGTATTGGGTAATTCTTTTTTGCTATCTTTTATTGAAGGTTTTTTATATTGTTCTCTTTTAAATTCACTTGGTCGAGTAacccttgtatttttcattaATTCTTTTTCTTATAAAATATTATTCTTAACAATTAAAATACAAAACATAATTTTGTTTAAAATTAAAAAGGAAAATACTAATTACTAGTActataataattttaaaaaaaaaaatgcAAAGGGCAAGGGAAATAAATGTGAGTAAGGTAAGGACGCGTGGTTCCCCGTGACCCTAAACTGCTGTTATATACTCTTTTCTCTCTTCTCTTCCCTTCTCCTCACAATTCCTACCATACAACAAACcatcctcttcatcttcttcttctccaattCTCGATTCTAACTCTTCAATCAATTCCTTAACTCAATCTTCAAACAACTCAACCATTCGATTCCAATTCATCAATGGATTCATTCGAACCATCACACACTTTGCAAGAATCCAATCACAAGAAACGCCGCAAAATCGGAGATATAACCGCCGATCAAAATTCCCTCACTCTTATGCGATGGAGATCTGAATCAGACCAGAACAACTACTCCAAAAAACTAATCGAAGCTCTCAGCCGGATCAATTCCCCGGCAACCACCAAACCTAGAGCCGCCGGTCAAGTCCGCGAAACCGCCGATCGAGTCCTCGCCACATCAGCCAAAGGAAGAACACGCTGGAGCCGCGCGATCCTCGGAAAATGGAAGAAACTCCGTAGACATCACAAGAAAGTCAAGAAAGCTGCAAACGGATTGAACAGAGCCGGGATCGTAAAACAGAGGATGACGAGACGGTTACCGGCTGTGCAGAAGAAAACGCGCGTTCTCGGCCGGTTGGTTCCCGGTTGCCGGAAAGTACCTTTACCGAACCTTCTAGAAGAAGCTACTGATTATATCTCTGCCTTGGAGATGCAAGTGCGTGCTATGACTGCTCTTGCCGAGCTTCTCGCCGGTCGAACATCGGCTGGACTCGCCGGTCATGCGTTGAGTTGACCCGCGCGCGTTGTATATAGCCTAGGCTATATTGCGCCAGGTGTTActtaatttttttcttctttttatattgttttttttatttgttttcacTTTTCAGATTCATGTATTTTATTATCGTGTACACTGTACATGCCATTTGGTTATTTGGTTATTCCTCTCCCTTTAAGTTCCATTGTCCTAACCCTTTTTCTCCTTGTTTTTTTATtgtatttaatttaattcaatGTGAATATGCTACTctatttttatcattttttaaCTACTTTCGGaaaatatttttttcattttttattttttgtgaTAATTTTTTATAATGAAAGGAATATACTGATGACTAGTTTCCAGTTAAATTGTAAGAAACGGCAACCTCTTTCCCccatttattattattatttttttattct is a window of Lathyrus oleraceus cultivar Zhongwan6 chromosome 6, CAAS_Psat_ZW6_1.0, whole genome shotgun sequence DNA encoding:
- the LOC127092771 gene encoding transcription factor bHLH149, with product MDSFEPSHTLQESNHKKRRKIGDITADQNSLTLMRWRSESDQNNYSKKLIEALSRINSPATTKPRAAGQVRETADRVLATSAKGRTRWSRAILGKWKKLRRHHKKVKKAANGLNRAGIVKQRMTRRLPAVQKKTRVLGRLVPGCRKVPLPNLLEEATDYISALEMQVRAMTALAELLAGRTSAGLAGHALS